One Pygocentrus nattereri isolate fPygNat1 chromosome 23, fPygNat1.pri, whole genome shotgun sequence genomic window carries:
- the fdx1b gene encoding ferredoxin 1b, with product MALRVCLRPLLSANGLRLTGESISVRLRPFSKLPELHSSSSSGCKVLLHFVNQSGMKTSVSAMEGESLLEVVINKNLQIDGFGACEGTLACSTCHLIFEDGVYEKMEPMADEEMDMLDLAYGLTKLSRLGCQVTVERWMDGMTVRVPQEVKDRREKPEAEI from the exons ATGGCTCTGCGCGTCTGCTTGCGGCCACTGCTCTCAGCAAACGGTCTCCGCTTGACGGGTGAATCTATCAGCGTCCGTCTCCGGCCCTTCAGCAAACTGCCCGAACTCCATAGCAGCAG ttcCTCAGGCTGTAAGGTGCTgttacactttgtgaatcagtCTGGAATGAAGACGAGCGTCAGTGCGATGGAAGGAGAATCCCTGCTGGAAGTGGTCATCAACAAAAACCTCCAAATCGACGGCTTTG gtgCGTGTGAAGGGACGTTGGCGTGCTCCACCTGTCACCTGATCTTCGAGGACGGTGTTTATGAGAAGATGGAGCCGATGGCAGATGAGGAGATGGACATGCTGGACTTGGCCTACGGACTCACCAAACT GTCGCGGCTGGGCTGTCAGGTGACCGTGGAGCGCTGGATGGACGGAATGACGGTCCGAGTGCCGCAGGAGGTCAAAGATCGACGAGAGAAGCCGGAGGCCGAGATCTAG